GGGAACACCACGAGATCCATGCCCGGCAGACCCGACTTCATACCGATCAGCATGTCGGCGATCTTGCGTGCGTTGTCGAGCACTTCGGCCCGGGTGTGTAGCCGGGGCATCTTGTAGTTCACCACGGCGACGCCGACGGTGTCGTTGCTGGACGAGATATCTCCGTGCCTCATTGACTTCTCCTTGATGTGGGTGGTGATGATTCAGCTGAAGGCGGGTTCGTTTGTGGCCGTCGGGGTTTGATGCGACCGGTGAGAGGCGATCGCTCTCGCCGCGAAGAACAGGGCGACGAGTCCCACCGCCCAGATCGCCGCGATGCCGGGCGAGGTGTGATAGTTGCCGCTGAGCATCAAAAATGCCGGAAGCGTGCATGTCGGCTGGCTGAGCAACACCACCGACCAGCCGGTGAAGCGGGTCAGCCGGTCCCGGCGAAGGCCGAGCACCAGGAAGAACAACAGCCACAACGCTGCCCAGGCGAGCCAGATGACCCCGAACACAGGATCGTTCACGACTGTGAACGACAAGGCGGAGTAGACCACTGCTCCGCCTGCAACGAAGAGCGAAAACCAGCCGATGCCTTCGGGTTCCAGACCGGCCAGGTTGACGATCCCGACGTACAGATAGGTGAATCCGAACAGGTAGAGGCCTGATGCCGCCAGGGTGGCGGCGGGGTCCCCGGCGGCCATCACCAACATGACGGTCGGCAGCACGCACTGCAGGGCGCCGACGAACAGGTTGAGCACCGCCGCCGACCGTGCGGGCACCACGTCCAACAACATCAACCCGTTGACGAAGAGCACTGCACCGACGTAAAGGAGACCGACGTTGCCCATCGAGACACCTCAATTACTTCCAGATGGAATATGTCCAAATGAAAGTAAGTGACGGCCACCACACTGTCAACAGTCGGTACGGATCAGTCCCGCAGATCGGCAGGCAGTGTCGTGACGATCTCGAAATCGACCCCGTCGGCAACCGCGAGATGAACCGGCTGGCTGGTGCGGTGTCCGCTGAATTCCACCGTGCCGCGCGGGCTGTCGTAGGCTGCCCCGTCTGCGACCGCCTCGATATCCACCCTGCCGCCAGACCGACGGATCATCTCAGCGAGGAAATACGCTCCCTCATAACAGGATTCGGCCGCATTGCCCAACGCAGGGGCCCCCGAGCCGTTCACCTCCAGATATCGGTCGAGCAGTTCCATCGAGTTGCGGCCCACCATCGAGCGAAAATAGGACGCCGCGACGAACAGCCCCTTGGTCGCATCGTGACCGCTTGCGATCAACATGTTCTCGTCCATCAGCGGACTGAACCGCAGCAGATCCTCGTGCAGCCCCCGTTGCGCGAACGCGCGGTTGAACTCGACCGCGTCCTGACCGACCAGCAACATCAGCACCGCCTCGCACCGCGACCGGGCGACTTTGTCGACGAGACGGTCGATGTCGCCCTGCCCCAGAGCCACGAACGAGCCGCCGACCAGATCCAGTGACAGCTCCTGGACATACCGACGGACCTCCGACAATGACGTCCGCGGCCACACATAGTCATCGCCTACGACAAACCACTTGCGGATGCCGAGGTTGTCGCGCATCCAGCGCAGCGCAGGCGCGATCTGCTGGTCGGGTGTCTCACCGCAGCAATAGATTCCACGTCTGCGCTCGCCGCCTTCGTACAACGCGGGATAGGTGTAGGGCACCCGGCCGGCCACCAC
Above is a window of Mycolicibacterium boenickei DNA encoding:
- a CDS encoding AmiS/UreI family transporter: MGNVGLLYVGAVLFVNGLMLLDVVPARSAAVLNLFVGALQCVLPTVMLVMAAGDPAATLAASGLYLFGFTYLYVGIVNLAGLEPEGIGWFSLFVAGGAVVYSALSFTVVNDPVFGVIWLAWAALWLLFFLVLGLRRDRLTRFTGWSVVLLSQPTCTLPAFLMLSGNYHTSPGIAAIWAVGLVALFFAARAIASHRSHQTPTATNEPAFS
- a CDS encoding substrate-binding domain-containing protein; its protein translation is MVVPLQGPAGIFGPSCEAVGDLVAHDLNAAGGVMGREVHIEVVDGGAHPAAVAAEVKRLIDDGRIDAVSGWHISSVRHALAPVVAGRVPYTYPALYEGGERRRGIYCCGETPDQQIAPALRWMRDNLGIRKWFVVGDDYVWPRTSLSEVRRYVQELSLDLVGGSFVALGQGDIDRLVDKVARSRCEAVLMLLVGQDAVEFNRAFAQRGLHEDLLRFSPLMDENMLIASGHDATKGLFVAASYFRSMVGRNSMELLDRYLEVNGSGAPALGNAAESCYEGAYFLAEMIRRSGGRVDIEAVADGAAYDSPRGTVEFSGHRTSQPVHLAVADGVDFEIVTTLPADLRD